One Chloroflexota bacterium genomic window carries:
- a CDS encoding LysM peptidoglycan-binding domain-containing protein gives MRAFREALGGLLLAAITTLTVVGGIFLAMSETGGRSVTPTLIAEASPQDTAEATVAASPVEPSPTPTPTLSPTFTSTVTETLPVEPTPTQTLSATATPCLPPRNWVAYTVQRGDTLFQLGLRYRLTTRELQEANCLSKTDLQAGQRLFVPTLPTSTPTPTPTETATLTPTETPIPEKLAITNVVLENVERDESRTNGAIAIIRVEFSGGLPPYAISDEGIIQAGSPMRIPAECDGTLIHTARVDSADGQIAVKSYYFSPITCP, from the coding sequence ATGCGCGCGTTTCGCGAAGCTCTGGGCGGACTATTGCTGGCCGCTATTACCACCCTGACGGTCGTGGGCGGAATTTTTTTGGCGATGAGTGAGACGGGCGGCAGGAGTGTAACGCCGACCCTGATCGCGGAAGCAAGCCCGCAAGACACGGCTGAGGCAACAGTGGCGGCTTCCCCGGTGGAGCCGTCTCCCACTCCAACCCCGACTCTCTCTCCAACCTTCACCTCCACCGTCACCGAGACTCTGCCCGTCGAACCAACTCCGACTCAAACACTGTCGGCAACCGCCACGCCATGCCTCCCGCCTCGAAACTGGGTGGCTTACACTGTGCAACGTGGCGACACCTTGTTCCAGCTTGGCTTGCGTTACAGATTAACGACTCGCGAATTGCAAGAAGCCAACTGCCTGAGCAAGACCGATCTCCAGGCCGGCCAACGGCTCTTTGTGCCAACGCTTCCCACCAGCACGCCCACACCAACACCAACCGAGACGGCCACCCTCACGCCAACTGAAACGCCGATCCCGGAAAAGTTGGCGATCACCAATGTCGTGCTCGAAAATGTGGAGCGCGACGAGTCGCGGACGAACGGCGCAATCGCCATCATCCGGGTGGAGTTTTCGGGCGGCCTGCCGCCTTACGCCATTTCAGATGAGGGCATCATTCAGGCCGGAAGCCCGATGCGAATTCCGGCTGAGTGTGACGGCACGCTGATTCACACGGCGCGCGTTGATTCCGCAGATGGACAAATTGCTGTAAAATCGTACTACTTTTCGCCTATCACCTGCCCATGA
- a CDS encoding ATP-binding protein yields MSESRLIVPARYDRIKQLCTFVVEAAELAGLDESAVFHCQIAVDEACTNIIEHGYEGEDKGQIEVVCRAGAGVLSIELRDQAKPFDVSQVPEPQLNVSIEETAVGGLGVYFMKKMMDEVNFVYKDGTNSLLMVKRRSQTEP; encoded by the coding sequence ATGAGCGAGAGTCGGCTCATCGTTCCGGCTCGCTACGACCGCATCAAGCAACTCTGCACGTTTGTGGTTGAGGCGGCTGAACTGGCCGGGCTGGATGAATCGGCGGTCTTCCACTGCCAGATCGCGGTGGACGAGGCCTGCACGAATATCATCGAGCATGGTTACGAAGGGGAAGACAAGGGGCAAATTGAGGTCGTCTGCCGGGCAGGGGCCGGCGTGCTCTCGATAGAACTCCGGGATCAGGCCAAGCCGTTTGACGTGTCTCAGGTGCCCGAGCCACAACTCAACGTTTCCATCGAAGAGACGGCGGTGGGCGGGTTGGGCGTGTATTTTATGAAGAAGATGATGGATGAGGTGAACTTCGTCTACAAGGACGGCACCAACTCATTATTGATGGTCAAGCGCCGATCTCAGACGGAACCGTAA
- a CDS encoding isochorismatase: MPHSKLPLPPHFDPAKVGQVWKVPYQSRAAEAEGWARQHNIQPAADDQVRICLVGVDVQNTFCLPDFELYVAGRSGTGAIDDNRRLCEFIYHNLGTLTQICPTMDTHQALQIFHAAFLVNDKGEHPAPLTLISADDIEKGLWKLNPVLERTLRLKEGYGQQHLLHYTAALKRSGKYDLTIWPYHAMLGGIGHALVSAFEEAVFFHSIARLTPPNFQIKGNNPLTENYSALGPEVMTGPGGDLIAEKNYSFIDALLDFDAIIIAGQAKSHCVASTIQDLLNGIVAKDESLASKVYLLEDCASSVVVPGIVDYTDQADAAFQKFAEAGMRLVRSTDPITSWPGIKDNG, encoded by the coding sequence ATGCCACACTCCAAACTCCCCCTCCCACCTCATTTCGACCCGGCTAAAGTCGGCCAGGTCTGGAAAGTGCCCTACCAAAGCCGCGCCGCCGAAGCTGAGGGCTGGGCAAGACAGCACAACATTCAACCGGCGGCAGACGACCAGGTCCGCATCTGCCTCGTCGGCGTGGACGTGCAGAACACCTTTTGCCTGCCTGACTTCGAGTTGTATGTGGCTGGCCGCTCCGGCACGGGCGCGATTGACGACAACCGCCGGCTGTGCGAGTTCATCTACCACAACCTGGGAACCCTCACCCAAATTTGTCCGACGATGGACACCCACCAGGCCCTGCAAATCTTTCACGCCGCCTTTCTCGTCAACGATAAGGGCGAGCACCCCGCTCCGCTCACGCTCATTTCTGCCGACGACATCGAAAAAGGTTTATGGAAATTAAACCCGGTGCTTGAGCGAACCTTGCGCCTCAAAGAGGGCTACGGCCAACAGCACTTGCTACACTACACCGCCGCCCTCAAACGAAGCGGCAAATATGATCTCACCATCTGGCCCTACCACGCCATGCTGGGCGGCATCGGCCACGCGCTGGTTTCGGCGTTTGAGGAAGCCGTCTTTTTCCACAGCATCGCCCGCCTCACCCCGCCCAACTTCCAAATCAAGGGCAACAACCCGCTTACCGAAAACTACTCGGCGCTTGGCCCGGAAGTGATGACCGGGCCGGGCGGCGACCTGATCGCCGAGAAGAATTACTCCTTCATTGACGCCCTGCTCGACTTCGACGCCATCATCATTGCCGGGCAGGCCAAGAGTCACTGCGTGGCCTCGACGATTCAGGATTTGCTGAACGGCATCGTTGCCAAAGACGAAAGCCTGGCGAGCAAAGTTTATCTGCTCGAAGATTGCGCCTCATCCGTCGTCGTGCCGGGCATTGTTGACTACACCGACCAGGCCGACGCCGCCTTCCAAAAATTCGCCGAGGCCGGCATGCGCCTCGTCCGCTCCACCGACCCGATCACAAGCTGGCCCGGAATCAAGGACAACGGATGA
- a CDS encoding O-antigen ligase family protein produces the protein MLRRLPLINPVFVGVLAAVGAVGIGALVGFAGPLLAVIALVAIAAALWALTDLEVGIWGIVAVIALLPFATLPVKIVFTPTFLDLAMGGVFFVYLMQWMSGRRFRLTTTPAHAPIVAFIVMAVFAFVAGLSNGPLTANLIRHFAEFILSILFAFLIVDYVDSREKLGRLAGVVLLCGAAAAALGIFLYAIPETLAERLLSALRVVGYPSGGVLQYIESNPELGQRAIGTSVNPNAFGGLLAIVGALAAPQLTAKQPVFGRRWLWVASFFVIVICLILTFSRTAMAGLVVAMLGLALARYRRLLGILLLGAAVIIVLPVTQDYVLRFVEGAQGADLATQMRFGEYKDALILLSRYPLIGVGFAGAPDIDIYLGVSNAYLAIAQEMGFVGLAIFLVALAVVFAWAFDHRKQAYADPALEPLFLGLHSAIVAALVVGIGDHYFVNLDFQPAQTIFWMMAGLALAATRLSKDVQSVV, from the coding sequence ATGCTTCGCCGCCTACCTCTTATCAACCCGGTTTTTGTTGGCGTGCTTGCCGCTGTCGGCGCTGTTGGCATTGGGGCGCTGGTCGGCTTTGCCGGGCCGCTGTTGGCTGTCATTGCGCTGGTTGCGATTGCCGCCGCGCTGTGGGCGCTGACCGATCTCGAAGTTGGCATCTGGGGCATCGTGGCGGTGATCGCCTTGTTGCCATTCGCCACCTTGCCAGTGAAGATCGTCTTCACGCCCACCTTTCTGGACTTGGCGATGGGCGGCGTGTTCTTTGTCTACCTGATGCAATGGATGTCAGGCCGCCGCTTTCGCCTGACGACTACGCCCGCCCATGCGCCCATTGTCGCCTTCATTGTCATGGCCGTGTTTGCTTTTGTGGCCGGGTTGAGCAACGGCCCGCTCACCGCCAACCTCATCCGCCACTTCGCCGAATTTATCCTCAGCATTCTGTTCGCGTTCCTGATTGTTGATTACGTGGACAGCCGCGAGAAGCTTGGCCGGTTGGCCGGCGTGGTTTTATTGTGCGGCGCGGCAGCGGCGGCGCTTGGCATTTTCCTGTACGCCATCCCCGAAACGCTGGCCGAGCGTTTGCTCTCAGCCTTGCGCGTCGTCGGCTACCCCTCGGGCGGCGTTCTGCAATACATCGAAAGCAACCCTGAGCTTGGGCAACGGGCAATTGGCACCTCGGTGAACCCGAATGCGTTTGGCGGATTGCTGGCGATTGTAGGCGCGCTGGCCGCCCCGCAGTTGACGGCCAAACAACCGGTGTTTGGCCGCCGGTGGTTGTGGGTTGCGTCGTTCTTTGTCATCGTTATCTGCCTCATTCTCACTTTCTCGCGCACGGCCATGGCCGGGCTGGTGGTTGCCATGCTGGGCCTGGCGCTGGCTCGTTATCGCCGACTACTTGGAATACTTTTGCTTGGAGCGGCGGTCATCATCGTCTTGCCGGTCACTCAGGATTACGTCTTGCGCTTCGTGGAGGGCGCGCAGGGCGCAGACCTGGCGACGCAAATGCGGTTTGGCGAATACAAAGATGCGCTGATCCTTCTCTCGCGCTACCCGCTGATTGGTGTGGGCTTTGCCGGCGCGCCCGACATTGACATTTACCTCGGCGTCTCGAACGCTTACCTGGCGATTGCGCAAGAGATGGGCTTCGTGGGCCTGGCGATTTTCCTGGTTGCCCTGGCAGTGGTGTTTGCCTGGGCCTTCGATCATCGCAAACAGGCTTATGCCGACCCGGCTTTGGAGCCGTTGTTTTTAGGCCTGCACTCGGCCATCGTGGCCGCGCTCGTCGTCGGCATTGGCGACCACTACTTCGTCAATCTCGATTTTCAACCCGCGCAGACGATCTTTTGGATGATGGCCGGACTGGCGCTGGCGGCCACCCGCTTGAGCAAAGATGTACAGTCCGTTGTATAA
- a CDS encoding serine hydrolase has protein sequence MRRRSDTSGLEWIAIVGIVVSIGLLIMQIVAYSGVRERLPAGMVVAGVPVGGLTRQEAGAELSRVYSAPVELHYRDAVFTLDPAQISFRLDTEVMLARADTYRTDSSFWDGFWNYLWRQPGRLVEVNLVTEYSDAQLHDFLADVAKRYDSPASAGSADSVTLTFGPGQPGYSLDIDSSMAVVDFALRQSTNRRAALTVSEGGAARPQIDALNQIVGDYLKNRNFNGVASIVVIDLKTGEEMKLNADVAFTGMSVMKIPIVIQTYWKWDTEPGPETIEQVTEALWRSSNFHANLLLTDLGNNSALRGAQTLTINLRLLGLQNTFMAKAFDQKDEVSPIKSPANQRADFNTNPDPYIQATADDIASLLHMLYQCASANGGAFAVVFPGKITQSECQTILSYLAQNETGVLIEGGVPEGVRVAHKEGLSDNAYGDASIVFSENGDYVLVEYIWTPDYLDWDYGRQIIADISRAVYNYFDQQVASNQ, from the coding sequence ATGCGAAGACGCAGTGACACCTCCGGCCTGGAATGGATCGCCATCGTTGGCATCGTCGTTTCCATCGGCCTGCTCATCATGCAAATTGTGGCCTACAGCGGCGTGCGCGAGCGCCTGCCGGCGGGCATGGTGGTGGCCGGCGTGCCAGTGGGCGGCCTCACCCGGCAGGAAGCCGGGGCTGAACTGTCGCGGGTCTACTCGGCCCCCGTCGAGCTTCATTATCGCGACGCCGTCTTCACCCTCGACCCGGCGCAGATCAGCTTCCGCCTCGACACCGAAGTCATGCTGGCCCGGGCCGACACCTATCGCACCGACTCCAGCTTCTGGGACGGGTTCTGGAACTACCTCTGGCGGCAACCGGGCCGGCTGGTGGAAGTCAACCTGGTAACGGAATACTCGGACGCGCAACTGCATGACTTTCTGGCCGATGTTGCCAAACGCTACGACTCGCCCGCCTCCGCCGGTTCAGCCGACTCGGTGACCCTCACCTTTGGCCCCGGCCAGCCTGGCTATTCGCTCGACATTGACTCTTCAATGGCCGTGGTGGATTTTGCCCTGCGCCAGTCCACCAACCGCCGCGCCGCCCTCACCGTCTCCGAAGGCGGAGCCGCCCGCCCCCAGATCGACGCCCTCAACCAGATCGTCGGCGATTACTTGAAGAATCGCAATTTCAACGGCGTCGCCAGCATCGTCGTTATTGACCTCAAGACCGGCGAAGAGATGAAACTCAACGCCGACGTAGCCTTCACCGGCATGAGCGTCATGAAAATCCCCATCGTCATCCAAACGTACTGGAAGTGGGACACCGAGCCTGGCCCTGAAACCATCGAACAAGTCACCGAAGCCCTCTGGCGTTCCAGCAACTTTCATGCCAACCTGTTGCTTACGGATTTGGGCAACAACAGCGCCCTGCGCGGCGCGCAAACGCTCACCATCAACCTGCGCCTGCTCGGCCTGCAAAACACCTTCATGGCCAAAGCCTTTGATCAAAAAGACGAAGTCTCTCCGATCAAGTCTCCGGCCAACCAGCGCGCCGACTTTAACACCAACCCCGACCCTTACATCCAGGCCACCGCCGACGATATCGCCTCCCTGCTCCACATGCTCTACCAGTGCGCCAGCGCCAACGGCGGCGCGTTCGCCGTCGTCTTCCCCGGCAAAATCACCCAGAGCGAGTGCCAGACCATTTTGAGCTACCTGGCTCAAAACGAAACCGGGGTTCTCATCGAAGGCGGCGTCCCCGAAGGCGTGCGGGTGGCGCACAAAGAAGGCCTGAGCGATAACGCTTACGGCGACGCCTCCATCGTCTTCTCGGAAAACGGCGATTACGTGCTGGTCGAATACATCTGGACGCCCGACTATCTCGACTGGGATTATGGCCGCCAGATCATCGCCGACATTTCGCGGGCGGTGTACAACTACTTCGATCAGCAAGTCGCCAGCAACCAGTAA
- a CDS encoding DUF5615 family PIN-like protein, whose amino-acid sequence MKLKLDEGLSYRLKPTLQELGHDVDTVVDEGLKSEDDAVLADIARQNERMLFTLDKGLGDVRQYAPGEHPGIVVFRLSSTGPGMVSRFVEDFVRNQKLDELPGCLVIVEPGKVRIRRKEDDGEKRTTSAD is encoded by the coding sequence GTGAAGTTAAAACTGGATGAGGGATTGTCGTATCGGCTCAAACCAACATTGCAGGAGTTGGGCCACGATGTAGATACAGTAGTTGACGAGGGGTTGAAATCAGAGGATGATGCTGTTTTAGCCGATATTGCGCGTCAGAACGAGCGTATGTTGTTTACTTTAGATAAAGGCTTGGGTGATGTGCGGCAATATGCGCCGGGAGAGCACCCAGGCATCGTTGTTTTTCGGCTTAGTTCCACCGGGCCAGGGATGGTGAGTCGTTTTGTTGAGGATTTTGTTCGCAATCAAAAGTTGGATGAGCTGCCCGGTTGCCTGGTGATTGTAGAGCCAGGCAAGGTGCGCATTCGGCGAAAGGAAGATGATGGTGAAAAGAGAACCACTTCGGCTGATTGA
- a CDS encoding nicotinate phosphoribosyltransferase codes for MTIFDKHRLTNDTFKLDLERMRRGWYSDKYFENIGAMLTSLAEQGYHYSGRSPRFDGYTVEQLRAIETGNIEVEMQWFTRRPGTTIVVGVDKAVAMLRGCAGYFDEGGHFAETWDKLIVEAVHDGATVVYNGDPLNIRPVIRARGRYRDFALLETPTLGILTRASRVATNVYNTLVAARGKPVLFFPARFDLHEVQAADGYAYNIGVQRFNHDYQETVTRFVSTDAQGDWWGGAGGGTVAHAAIACFFGDTAEAMLAFSATRPSNIPRIALVDFNNDSVGDSLAVIDAMFARYRDLMDAGDETEAKKYLLYGVRLDTSGSVRDVSVPPLGDPALDLGVNPRLVFIVRQALNSAWERWRLPSAWQERARDYCRNVQIVVSGGFNPEKIGRFEKLAVPVDIYAVGSSLFDNHGPTVSDFTADVVRAKVNGQWHDLAKVGRRACDNPDLERVL; via the coding sequence ATGACCATCTTCGACAAACACCGTCTCACCAACGACACCTTCAAACTCGATCTCGAACGCATGCGGCGCGGCTGGTACTCGGACAAATACTTCGAGAACATCGGCGCCATGCTCACGTCTCTTGCCGAGCAAGGCTATCACTACAGTGGCCGCTCCCCTCGTTTCGACGGCTACACCGTCGAACAACTGCGGGCCATCGAGACCGGCAATATCGAAGTCGAGATGCAGTGGTTCACCCGCCGCCCCGGAACTACCATCGTCGTCGGCGTGGATAAAGCTGTAGCCATGTTGCGCGGTTGCGCCGGCTATTTTGATGAGGGAGGGCATTTTGCGGAGACGTGGGACAAGTTGATCGTCGAGGCCGTTCACGACGGGGCAACCGTCGTCTACAACGGCGACCCGCTCAACATCCGGCCCGTCATCCGCGCGCGCGGGCGCTACCGCGACTTCGCCCTGCTCGAAACGCCTACTCTGGGAATCCTCACCCGCGCCAGCCGCGTAGCCACCAACGTCTACAACACCCTCGTCGCCGCGCGCGGCAAGCCGGTGCTCTTCTTCCCGGCCCGCTTTGACTTGCACGAAGTTCAGGCCGCCGACGGCTACGCTTACAACATTGGCGTCCAACGTTTCAATCACGATTATCAGGAGACGGTGACGCGATTCGTTTCGACGGACGCGCAAGGAGACTGGTGGGGCGGCGCCGGCGGCGGAACGGTGGCCCATGCCGCCATCGCCTGTTTCTTCGGCGACACCGCCGAGGCCATGCTGGCCTTCTCTGCTACTCGCCCTTCCAACATTCCCCGCATCGCCCTGGTGGACTTCAACAACGACTCGGTCGGCGACTCGCTGGCCGTAATTGACGCCATGTTTGCCCGCTACCGCGACTTGATGGATGCCGGCGACGAGACCGAAGCGAAGAAGTATTTGCTGTACGGTGTTCGATTGGATACAAGCGGCAGTGTGCGCGACGTGAGCGTGCCGCCGCTGGGCGACCCGGCCCTCGATCTTGGCGTGAACCCGCGTTTGGTCTTCATCGTCCGCCAGGCCCTCAACTCGGCCTGGGAGCGTTGGCGCCTGCCGTCGGCGTGGCAAGAACGCGCCCGCGATTACTGCCGCAATGTGCAAATTGTGGTCTCAGGGGGATTCAACCCGGAGAAGATTGGGCGCTTTGAAAAACTGGCCGTGCCAGTGGATATTTATGCCGTCGGCTCGTCGCTCTTCGACAACCACGGCCCCACCGTCTCCGACTTCACCGCCGACGTGGTGCGGGCGAAAGTCAACGGCCAGTGGCACGATTTAGCGAAAGTGGGGCGGCGAGCTTGTGATAATCCGGATTTGGAGAGGGTGCTATAA
- a CDS encoding SCP2 sterol-binding domain-containing protein, protein MPRVSSVAEVFAAMPQVFVPENAAGVNAVLQFDISGEGGGQWNVTVADKQVKVAEGAAASPTMVLAIAAGDYLAMINGESNPMNLFMQGKIKLTGDMQMALKMQSMFKMA, encoded by the coding sequence ATGCCTAGAGTGTCTTCTGTGGCGGAGGTGTTTGCGGCTATGCCGCAGGTGTTCGTGCCGGAGAATGCGGCCGGCGTGAATGCAGTGTTGCAATTTGATATTTCGGGTGAGGGCGGCGGGCAGTGGAATGTGACCGTGGCTGACAAGCAGGTGAAGGTGGCCGAAGGGGCCGCCGCCAGCCCGACGATGGTGCTGGCGATCGCCGCCGGCGATTATCTGGCGATGATCAACGGCGAGTCCAATCCTATGAACTTGTTTATGCAGGGCAAGATCAAGCTGACCGGCGACATGCAGATGGCGCTGAAGATGCAGAGCATGTTCAAGATGGCATGA
- a CDS encoding DUF433 domain-containing protein has product MLQTRTDITTNGLLTLDFPTLEKDETVRRSGIFSTDPRTVALSSAVLQHERITVNPNILSGEPHVRGTRLPIAVILDGLAEGLTPDELIKHYPRLTLEDIRAALEYAAAMALWSEE; this is encoded by the coding sequence ATGCTACAGACCAGAACAGATATAACCACAAACGGTTTATTGACACTTGATTTTCCCACCCTTGAAAAAGACGAAACTGTGCGGCGTTCGGGGATATTTTCTACCGATCCGAGGACAGTCGCGCTTTCATCTGCTGTGCTTCAGCACGAGCGAATTACGGTTAATCCGAACATACTTAGCGGTGAACCACACGTTCGAGGGACACGCTTACCCATCGCAGTGATTCTGGATGGGTTAGCCGAAGGGTTAACGCCCGATGAGTTGATTAAGCATTATCCGCGTTTGACATTAGAGGACATTCGGGCGGCATTGGAATACGCTGCGGCAATGGCGCTCTGGTCAGAGGAATGA
- a CDS encoding LysM peptidoglycan-binding domain-containing protein, whose translation MRIFREVIGGVIFAVITTATVIGGIGLAFIESDNSFFAPPAIAQATLLPTETLSVPSPVLPLPTSTLGPAFSPTPCAPLPGWSPVIVGPNETLLTIASRIGISAQVVSLANCLTSDSVFAGQVLFLPAAVSSVQQPTAIPCGPPFGWIFYTVQGGDNLFRISLRYGVSLNELLQANCLTSTNISAGQRLYVPPGAVVADTAPPPPTFTVGPVATFTPVATNTPVPGVPVATNTATSNAPTAQPTTVVAPTITLTPTATLTATGTEIIASPTLTPETPTETPTETPTLEATTDTPVPPTDTDTPIPPTPTDTETPTPLPSPS comes from the coding sequence ATGCGCATCTTTCGCGAAGTTATTGGCGGGGTGATTTTCGCCGTCATCACTACTGCTACCGTCATTGGCGGCATTGGCCTGGCTTTTATCGAGTCAGACAACTCATTCTTCGCGCCTCCAGCCATTGCTCAGGCCACTTTGCTTCCCACCGAGACTCTGTCGGTGCCATCGCCGGTTTTGCCTCTGCCTACGAGCACGCTCGGCCCGGCCTTCTCGCCCACGCCCTGCGCACCGCTGCCGGGTTGGTCGCCAGTGATTGTTGGCCCGAACGAGACTTTACTGACAATAGCCAGCCGCATCGGCATCAGCGCCCAGGTGGTCAGCCTGGCCAACTGCCTGACGAGTGATTCGGTATTTGCCGGGCAGGTGCTCTTTTTGCCTGCCGCCGTCTCCTCGGTTCAACAGCCGACGGCGATCCCCTGCGGCCCGCCGTTCGGCTGGATTTTCTACACTGTGCAAGGAGGCGATAATCTGTTCCGAATCAGTTTGCGCTACGGTGTGAGCCTGAATGAGTTGCTTCAAGCCAACTGCCTCACCTCCACCAACATCAGCGCCGGGCAGAGACTGTATGTGCCGCCGGGGGCGGTTGTCGCCGACACTGCGCCCCCGCCGCCCACATTCACCGTCGGGCCGGTCGCCACCTTCACTCCGGTTGCAACCAACACGCCCGTTCCTGGCGTGCCTGTCGCCACTAACACAGCCACATCCAACGCGCCCACCGCCCAGCCCACCACTGTTGTCGCGCCTACCATCACACTCACCCCGACCGCTACACTTACGGCCACTGGCACCGAGATCATCGCCTCACCCACACTCACACCAGAGACGCCGACCGAAACCCCGACCGAAACGCCCACCCTGGAAGCGACGACCGACACTCCGGTTCCGCCCACCGACACCGACACGCCCATCCCGCCAACGCCGACCGACACCGAGACGCCGACGCCGTTACCTTCACCGTCGTGA
- a CDS encoding STAS domain-containing protein, giving the protein MDISTQEVKRVSVMTVKGRVDSATAPDLENALKQLVDTEKTQIVLDLKDVEYMSSAGLRAMVSTLKAVKRINGDLRLCSPSPRVAEVLRLAGLTSIFNIYPSQTDAVGSF; this is encoded by the coding sequence ATGGATATTTCAACTCAGGAAGTCAAGCGTGTTTCGGTGATGACGGTGAAGGGCCGGGTGGACAGCGCCACCGCGCCCGACCTGGAAAACGCGCTCAAACAATTGGTAGACACTGAGAAGACTCAGATCGTGCTCGACCTGAAGGATGTGGAATACATGTCCAGCGCCGGTTTGCGGGCCATGGTGTCTACCCTCAAAGCCGTCAAGCGCATCAATGGCGATTTGCGCCTGTGCTCACCCTCACCGCGCGTAGCCGAAGTTTTGCGGCTGGCAGGCCTGACTTCGATCTTCAACATCTACCCCTCGCAGACTGACGCCGTCGGCAGTTTCTAG